TCGTCGACGGGCCGGAACGTGTAGCTCATCAGCGGCACGCCGCTCTCGCTCTCGGACTCGTCGACGATGTAGCGGCCGATGTTCACCATCGCGTCCGCGGTGGCCATCTGCCGCTTCGTGAAAAAGACGGATGTCGTGGCGCCGGAATCGTGGAAGTGGTTCACCCGAAGGCCGTTGGCGACCGCCAAGTACGGATCGGGCGCCGTCAGCGTGAACGAGAACTCGGCGCGATCGCGCGGGTGGTGGTTCACCGGGAACCAGCTGCTGGCGTTGCCGACTGGCGTCCAGATCTGAAGCGTGTCCGGGTTGTCCTGGCTGGCCCGCCGGACCGAGAACCCGGCGCTGCTCTTGTACTGGAACCGGATGTTGAAGCGCGTTCCGCGCGCCCAGTTCGGCGGCAACGCGACCCATACCTTGTTGCCCGCCCCGGCCCACCATCGGACCGGCGAGTCGTCGAGCAGCACATCGACCGGCCCGGACGGCAGCACGAAGTCGAGTGCGATCTGGTCGACGCGGTCGACGTTGGTGTACGCGTAGACGAACGCGACGGCGGTGTACTCGACGCGCGGCGGCTGCCCGCCCTGGCCGACCGTGCCCGGATCGATGTTGAACGCCAAGCGCACGTCATAGCTGTCGACGTCATAGCCCGGGTTGCCGAGGCCCGGCGCGCCGGGATCACCGAGCGTGCTCGTCGCCATCGACCAGCTGCGCTGGAGGACGGGCAGGTAGATCGTCGGCCCTCTTGGCGTCGGCGCGGTTGGCGTCGGCGCCTGGCCGAGCGGCCGTCCCGCTACGGGTGACGAAGCGACGAGCGACAGTGCGACGAGCGACAACGCGACGAGCTTCGCGCCGACCCCCGACGTGGACGTCATACGAGCGAGTTGGCGGCGAACGAGCGGACGGCGGGGCGACATGGGGCTACTCCAGCGGGACCGGGCCGAGGGCCGGAGCGTATCGTCACGTATCGTCGCGGTCAACCGGTCCCCGAGGAGAGCCGCCGACCGCCGGGCCGTCTCACCCCTCGGCAGCCGCGCTGGTACTCCGTCACTGGACACACTTCGGATATCCGACAGAGGGAGTTATAAGCAGACCCTGCAGTGACAGAGGACTAGCGCAGCGCATCCACCGCCACCACGCGTCCGCCACCACCCGACGCCGCGCTCTCGCCCAGCTGCCGCTCGACGCGCTTCATCACCCACGCCGCGTCCCGCCCGACGCCGCCGATCAGCTCGGAGACGCGGCTGCGCATCCACGGCAGGCCGATCGCGTACAGCCCGGGGACTTCGCCGACGCCGCCGGCCTGCCGCAGCTGTCCGTCCGGCCGGAGCGCGCCGTCGATCGCCAGCCAACCGTGGTCCGGGCGGAAGCCGGTGCACCACACCACGGCCTCGAACCCGCCGATCGCCGCGGCGGCGCCGGCGTCGTCAGCGGCCAGGAAGCCGTGGCGGGCGGCGAAGCCGAGCACGCGGCCGACAGAGCGGATGCGGCCATCCCGGAGGGCATCGCGCAGGGCGTAACCCATGATCACCTCGCCGGTGCCGAACGTCCACCGCACGAGCGGGTTGGAGGGACCGATGTAGTTGTAGCCGAGCGTCTCGCCCCAGCAGAAGATGCTGCGGCCGAGCACGGTCAGCGGCATGAAGCGCATCCGGTCGCCGACGGCGATCGTCACATCCTTGCCGGCGTCGGCCAGCTCGACGCTGATCTGTGCGCCCGAGTTCCCGGCCCCGACGACGAGCACGCG
The nucleotide sequence above comes from Candidatus Avedoeria danica. Encoded proteins:
- a CDS encoding NAD(P)-binding domain-containing protein; its protein translation is MATLAVRGENCPTAAFGMDDEDVGVGQTRSVDVVIIGAGESGLAAAYFAKRAGLDHVVLEAADVAGSAWLNRYDSLVLYTPRRFSALPGLAMPGRPNGYPTRDEIVAYLQRYARAMDIDVAYGEPVRRVTLAAAPRTAARSASTHAGHGVPGFVVATVTGTWRARAVVVAAGGCHQPIVPEFGTQLPRDIFQIHSGEYRNPGQVPGRRVLVVGAGNSGAQISVELADAGKDVTIAVGDRMRFMPLTVLGRSIFCWGETLGYNYIGPSNPLVRWTFGTGEVIMGYALRDALRDGRIRSVGRVLGFAARHGFLAADDAGAAAAIGGFEAVVWCTGFRPDHGWLAIDGALRPDGQLRQAGGVGEVPGLYAIGLPWMRSRVSELIGGVGRDAAWVMKRVERQLGESAASGGGGRVVAVDALR